From Corynebacterium aquatimens:
GCGGTAATCGACGACGCTTTGATCCGCTGCGTGCCTGCATCCAGACCGGCGGCTTGGATACCAAACGCACCGGGTTGCGCACGGTTGGACATCGTGGAGGCGTCCACGCCGATTTGCGGGTTCTTCAGGGTCATCGTGCCGTCAAGACTGGTGGTACCAATGACCAGGTTCGTGGCCTGCGTGTTGGGGCCGTCGACCTTCATCACGAACTTCTTCTCCCCCAAACCGGGAAGGCTCACTGGGGCTTCCATGCACAGGTCAGTGATTGTTGCTTCCTTCATGCGCAGGCGCGTGACGGGGATGTCGCCGTTGGCCATTGACTCGGTATCGACGAACAGCTGCATCTCTTCCGCGTTGATGGACCCCACGGTTTGCTGGAAGATCGTGTTGGACAATGAGATGCCCGCCGATACGCCGTTTTGCGCCATGGCCACCCCTTCGCCGGCAAGAACCAACAGGCCCGCGCCAAGAATTCCCGCAAAACGCAGACGCTTCGTGTGTCCCATGATGCCCATCCTCCAGTTGAGAGTCGTTCCAGGGTTGCGGACTGACGCATGTGCGCAATCCGTTTGCTGTTGGAAACTACCACGATTGGAAGGAAGTTTAAACGAAAAACCGCGAATTTCTTAGATTTTTCTAAGAGCAGAGGTGCTGAAGTGACATGGAGCAAAGCAAAACACCCGGATGGAACGTGCCATCCGGGTGCCCTACTGTGTTGTACCCCGTACGGGATTTGAACCCGTGTTACCGCCGTGAGAGGGCGACGTCCTAGGCCGCTAGACGAACGGGGCAAGGACAGCGGAACAATCCGCTTCTATCTGCGCCGCACCGTCTTAGGACCGTATAACTACAGTCACTAAAAATACAGTGAAGCGTTGTACCCCGTACGGGATTTGAACCCGTGTTACCGCCGTGAGAGGGCGACGTCCTAGGCCGCTAGACGAACGGGGCAAGGACTTTTTAGTCATGCAGCTCAATCACCGCGGTGATTGTTCTGCAGCTGGCCTACCAGGACTCGAACCTAGAATGACGGTACCAGAAACCGTAGTGTTGCCAATTACACCATAGGCCATCGTGTTCTTAACCCTGTAAGTGAAGCTTTTTGCTTTACTCACCCGGTTGAAAACAACGTCGTTTACTATAACCGGCACCCGCAAGCAGAACCAAATCCGCTGGTGGATGCCGGAAATGGTCTAGGCTTCAGGCACGTACGGCGTCACCGCGCGGGCAGCGCGAAGGCGCGTTAGCGTGGACTCGCGACCAAGCAGTTCCATGGACTCAAACAAAGGGGGCGAGATCGCTTCCCCGGAGATGCCCACGCGCAGGGCGCCGTAAGCCTTGCGTGGCTTCAGACCAAGGTCCTCAATCAACGCCTTGGACAGCGCAGCCTCAATCGCGGCCGTGTTCCACTCCTCAAGACCTTCCAAAACCTCGATCGAAACATCCAGCGGCTGCACGGCATCGTCCTTGAGGTTCTTCTTCGCCGCCTTCTCATCAAGCACGAGGTCCTCGTCGGCGGTGACCAGGAACTTGAGCAACCCATACGCGTCGCCAAGCATCTTGATGCGCGTTTGCACAAGGTCCGCCGCGATCGCGAACTTATCCTCCGGGTAATCAGCCGGGAAGTCCGTGTACTCGCTCAGGTAGGCGCGCAGCCGCTCGCGGAAATCATCCGCGTCAAGCAGACGGATCTGATCGGCGTTAATCGCCTCCAACTTCTTCTGGTCAAAGCGCGCCGGGTTACCCAGCACGTCTGAAACATCGAAGGCAGCAATGAATTCCTCGACGCTGAAGATGTCCTGGTCCGCGGACAAAGACCAGCCCAAAAGCGCAAGGTAGTTGATCATGCCCTCGGGGATG
This genomic window contains:
- a CDS encoding DUF6230 family protein yields the protein MGHTKRLRFAGILGAGLLVLAGEGVAMAQNGVSAGISLSNTIFQQTVGSINAEEMQLFVDTESMANGDIPVTRLRMKEATITDLCMEAPVSLPGLGEKKFVMKVDGPNTQATNLVIGTTSLDGTMTLKNPQIGVDASTMSNRAQPGAFGIQAAGLDAGTQRIKASSITADVLTAAGSKLRVVGGNEGGC